A segment of the Campylobacter vulpis genome:
AATCGCTTTTTTAAATGCCTTTAATGAAATGGAAAGACTTCTAAAAAAAGAACTTCTAAATCCTAATAAATACATTATAGATTTAATGGCACTTGTGCAACCAAATTTGCCTCAAAGTGATTACAAAATTAGTGTAATTATAACAGATAAACCTCACTCTAAAGAAGCTAAAAATATTTTTTCTTTGGATTATCTTGTTGATAATCGCACACCAAAAGACCCAAAGAATTCGCAATGAGCGATAAAGAATTAGAAATTTTTGAGCTTTGTGAAAGATTAGTAGATCTTTTAGGAGATAAAGAAGCTGTTGCGGATTTACAAATTTTACTAGACAGACACCCTGAAATGTTTCAAAACAAAGAGCAGGTTGCCAACTTAATCAAAAAAGTTATCAATGACCCTGAAATCATTATCAATAATCCAACTCCAAAAAGTGAAAAAGACTACATTGCGGGGAAAAAACTAAACGAAAAGAAAATGGGTGAAGTAGGGATTCGAAAAGATGAAAATATCAGCAAGATTTTTCACGCTAACGAAAAAAATGTTAAAAAAATGGGACAATTAGATAAAAAAGAAGTAGTATATAAGCAGTCAATGGTAGGGACGCCCACTTCCTACACTCAAGCCCAAAGTCTTGACGAGCGACTGGTTCAAAAGAACATTTCATCGACTGCTAATGAAATTATACCACAGCAAGACAAATCCGCAAAGGATTTTAAATCAAAACTTAAAGAATTTAACACCAAAAACAAAACTCAAACTCAAATCAATATAAAGGAGTTGAAACGATGAAAATATATTACTCAAATAAAAAGGAGCTAAACAATGAATAATGTCAATTTAATCGGCTATTTGGGCAAAGATTTTGAAGTAGGTAATACAAGTGGAGGAAAACTTTATGCAAAAAATTCTCTTGCTATCACTAAGCGTTGGAAAAATGAAAAAGGCAATGATGAAAGTAGCACGACTTGGATACCTATTGTCTTATTTGGCAAGAGTGCAGAAAGTGCTTCTATGTATATCAAAAAAGGCTCTCAATTTGCGTGTAGTGGAGAATTATCATCTAGTCAATACACCGATGAACAAGGAAATGTTAAAACAACACTAAGCGTTATCGTGTCTAAATTCTATTGGTTAGGCAAAAAAGATAAAGAAACTCCACAAGCAATACAAAATCCACCAAAAGAACCAAGCGTTGAATACGAACACCAAGCCATTAATGTGGAATCTGAAGAAGTTCCATTTTAAACACAAGAAGAAAGGTAATAAAATGAAAAAAATTATTTTTAATGCAAATACAGCCACAAGGGAAATCCACCACACCCCAACAAGTGGGGCAAGACTAAAAAGCCTTGACTGTAATTACACAAAGGAGTATAATTACAACTATGATGAATTTAGTGGTATTCATCTTAGCTCCTTTAGGGGCTTAGATTTTCGCCACAAGGGTGATGACCTTGTGGCAAACACCCCACGGAATTATATCCAAAAATGTAAAAAATCTATTCTTATTCTTACTTCCTTATTAATTTTGCCTAATTTAGCATTTAGTGCAGGTATTCCTGTGGTAGATGCAGCTGCAAATCAACAAATGGCTACACAAAATGCTAAACAAGTTGCAGAGTGGGCTAAAGAAGCCACAAGATGGACTGAAACTGTATCGCACTATCAAAAACAAATCCAAGCCTATAAAGACGAACTTTTATCAAAAACAGGCATTAGAGATTCTGTGGCTTTTGTGAAAGATATAAAACAAATCTATTCAGATTTTGCGGAAGCTGGAGAAAACATTCAATCCTTTTACAATGATGTTCTAAGAGACCCACAAGAATTTTTAAGCGATAAAGGCAATGAAATTTTTGGCAAATATACAAGTTTTGATAGATGTAATTTTGACTATATGAGTCAAAGTGAAAAAAATATCTGCAAAATGGATTTAATCACCTATGCTGCTCAAGTAGAAACCTACAATCAAGCCTCAAAGCAAATGGATACCATTAGTCAAACGCTTAAAAAATTGCAAGAGCGATTAGTCAATTCAAAGGACATTAAAGAAAGCACTGATGTGGGTAATGCTATTCAACTAGAGGTTGCAAAAATACAAATGGTAAAAAATCAAGTTGATTTAGCTAATGCGAGCTATGAAAATCAAAGAAATATCAAAAAAGATTTAGCAATGCAGGAATACTCAAAATCTCTTCAAAATTTTCAAAATGAAAAACTTACAGACGAAGAAATTAAAAAGTATTTTAAACATAGAGATAACAAATGAATTTTTTTCAAACTCTAGGTTTAAGTATAGAACAAATTATTAATGCCATTAGACAAACAGGAACAAGCGATAAGATTGCTGAACTTATGGTGTTGTTTTCTATCATCATCACTCTAGTCATTATGTATAAAGGCTATGAGGTGTTAATGGGTAAAAGTCAAAGTCCTATTAGAGAGCTTACTTGGGATATGGCAGGAAAGCTTTTAGTTATTACCTTTGCTTTAAATCTTGGAGGTTGGTTAGATTTAGTTATTGGTGCAATGGATGGAATTTATGAGTGGGCTGGAGGGGGAGCACAAATGTATCAAAATCTAGACGAAATGTTTGCAAACACTGCAAAATTAGCAAATACTATTTGGGATAAATCAAGTGGAGTTGGGGATTCTATTTTAGCTGTTGTAGCAATGTGTCTTTGTTATATAGGATTTTGTATTGCTGTTATTCCAACACTCTCTATCTTAATTGTTACAACTTTTACACAAACCCTGCTTGTAATTTCTGCTCCCATAGTATTTTGGCTTTTAGTCTTTAAAGCTACTAGAAATGTCTTTACACAATGGATAGGGCTTTTATTATCAAACACTCTTGTGCTTTTACTTGTTGGCTTATTTTTAAAAACCTTTATGGGAGAAATAAGCGGTTGGATTATTTCATTTTCAAAACACACACAATCAGGAGCAGAACCATTAGGAACAAGCATTTTCTATGTCATTGCTTCTTTGATACTAGTTATTATGATTTATTCTGCAAAAATCTTTGCTGAAAAAGTTGCAAATGTATCAATGGATGGTGCTATGGGTGGTGCGATGAGTTCTGTTTTAAGCCCTGCTGGTCAATTAGCTATGAAACCTGCAGGTAAGGCTGCTGGAATGGCTATGAATTATGGTAAAGCTGGTGCTAAATTAGCTGGTAAAGGTGCTTGGGCTGTGGGTAAGGGTTTAGGTAAAGGCGGTTATAGTTTAGCTAAAAAAATGTATGAAAGGGCTAGAAATGAAGCGTAAATTTCAATTTGTTTTTATTTTGTTTTTTGGTGTTTTGATGTTGAGTGCTTGTAGTGCTAAACATCAGGGTAAATATGATGATTTTTTCAGCGATAAAAAAGGTTGGATACCTGTTAATTCGCAAAATCAAGACTTAAATAAAGGTAATGCAAATGAAAAATGATTTTAATACAGCATTAGATTACGAAGCAAGTTTTAGATATTTGATAGAGCAAAGCAATAAAAGAGCGTGGCTTATCTCTTTTGTTGCAATCTTTATAGCCTCTCTTTCTCTTATTGCTGTTGTGTTATTAACACCTTTAAAAACCATAGAGCCTTATGTAATAAGGGTAGATAACACCACAGGTATGGTAGATATTTTAACTCTGCTTGATGAAAAAGAAATCACGCAAAATGAAGCATTGGATAAATACTTTATCTCTCAATACATTAAAGCTAGAGAGGGTTATTATTACGAGCTTTTAAACCAAGATTATTTGCTCACCCAATTAATGAGTTCAGAAAATGTTGCAAATGAGTATAGGGCTTTGTATGAGGGAGATAATGCAAGAGACCAAATTTTAAAAAACTCTAATGAAGTAAGCGTGCAAATTTTAAGTGTTGTTTTAGGAGAAAGTAACGGAGTTAAAACTTCAACAATAAGAGCAAACATTACTACAAAAAATCTATCCAGTAGAGGCACATCACAAGCTACAAAAGTCATCACCTTAAGTTATGACTACACGCTAGGAAAAGCTAGTGAAGAAAATAGATTATTAAATCCACTAGGATTTAAAGTTTTAACATACAGAATTGATAATGAGGTAGAAAAATGAAAAAGATAATTTTAGCAAGTTTATTATTAGGTAATTTCGTTTGGGCTTTGAATGTCCCAAAAACTTCTACATTTGATAAAAGAATCGCTTATGCGGTTTATAATGCCGATGATGTTTTTCAAATTAATTCTAAAAATGGCTATGTAAGTGTTTTAGAATTTGGTGTTGATGA
Coding sequences within it:
- a CDS encoding single-stranded DNA-binding protein, which codes for MNNVNLIGYLGKDFEVGNTSGGKLYAKNSLAITKRWKNEKGNDESSTTWIPIVLFGKSAESASMYIKKGSQFACSGELSSSQYTDEQGNVKTTLSVIVSKFYWLGKKDKETPQAIQNPPKEPSVEYEHQAINVESEEVPF
- a CDS encoding type IV secretion system protein, with the translated sequence MKKIIFNANTATREIHHTPTSGARLKSLDCNYTKEYNYNYDEFSGIHLSSFRGLDFRHKGDDLVANTPRNYIQKCKKSILILTSLLILPNLAFSAGIPVVDAAANQQMATQNAKQVAEWAKEATRWTETVSHYQKQIQAYKDELLSKTGIRDSVAFVKDIKQIYSDFAEAGENIQSFYNDVLRDPQEFLSDKGNEIFGKYTSFDRCNFDYMSQSEKNICKMDLITYAAQVETYNQASKQMDTISQTLKKLQERLVNSKDIKESTDVGNAIQLEVAKIQMVKNQVDLANASYENQRNIKKDLAMQEYSKSLQNFQNEKLTDEEIKKYFKHRDNK
- a CDS encoding type IV secretion system protein; the protein is MNFFQTLGLSIEQIINAIRQTGTSDKIAELMVLFSIIITLVIMYKGYEVLMGKSQSPIRELTWDMAGKLLVITFALNLGGWLDLVIGAMDGIYEWAGGGAQMYQNLDEMFANTAKLANTIWDKSSGVGDSILAVVAMCLCYIGFCIAVIPTLSILIVTTFTQTLLVISAPIVFWLLVFKATRNVFTQWIGLLLSNTLVLLLVGLFLKTFMGEISGWIISFSKHTQSGAEPLGTSIFYVIASLILVIMIYSAKIFAEKVANVSMDGAMGGAMSSVLSPAGQLAMKPAGKAAGMAMNYGKAGAKLAGKGAWAVGKGLGKGGYSLAKKMYERARNEA
- a CDS encoding virB8 family protein; the protein is MKNDFNTALDYEASFRYLIEQSNKRAWLISFVAIFIASLSLIAVVLLTPLKTIEPYVIRVDNTTGMVDILTLLDEKEITQNEALDKYFISQYIKAREGYYYELLNQDYLLTQLMSSENVANEYRALYEGDNARDQILKNSNEVSVQILSVVLGESNGVKTSTIRANITTKNLSSRGTSQATKVITLSYDYTLGKASEENRLLNPLGFKVLTYRIDNEVEK